A window of the Mucilaginibacter sp. cycad4 genome harbors these coding sequences:
- a CDS encoding alkaline phosphatase, with amino-acid sequence MKKSTTLITLAALLSGVTLSVNAQVKTAYTVADAHSHNDYKNSIPFFRAYEKGFGSIEADCYAVNGRLMVAHDKKEINAKRSLKILYIDPLIEKFKRDPQRHLRLLIEIKEDHKAVLPLVIKELKPLEQYFDYEGHPGRLSIVMTGAVPPPVEMTSYPAWISFDVDHMNGFTPGQWKKIGLVSFPFGKYMHWNGKGVLNSEEIARIKGGIDSVHNAGKKIRFWETPDTKSSWLALIRLGVDVIGTDKIEELGDFLDKKPMSEYTAPQPYAIYKPTYKSDGTVKKVKNIILCIGDGMGLSQIYSTYTANRGQLNIFQMLNIGFSVTNSADAYITDSAAGATAFASGQKTNDRAVGVDPAGKPLKSLADYSAEAGKKTADIVACELTDATPAAFYAHDLERSHSAAIANQITSSPIDIFLGSSYKDFIWPVNGESPIGKMKKRGYTVIRNFDEFLNSSAPKILGLMDDSVTRPKMEGRGNYLPLAFNKVTQAFKNAPKGFFMMIEGSQIDHGGHANNLKQVITENSDFDRVVGEALKFADEDGETLVIVTADHETGGLTLLDGSISKGYVWGDFSTNDHTGTPVPVFSYGPHSLDFRGVYSNTEIFNKIKALLETE; translated from the coding sequence ATGAAAAAAAGTACTACTCTTATTACGCTGGCGGCGTTGCTTTCAGGTGTCACGCTTTCGGTTAATGCCCAGGTTAAAACCGCTTATACCGTAGCCGACGCACATTCCCACAATGATTATAAAAACAGTATCCCTTTTTTCAGGGCCTATGAAAAAGGTTTCGGCTCTATCGAGGCCGACTGTTATGCCGTTAACGGACGACTAATGGTGGCTCATGATAAAAAGGAGATTAACGCTAAGCGATCATTAAAGATTTTGTACATCGACCCGCTGATTGAAAAATTTAAACGCGATCCGCAGCGTCATTTAAGGTTGCTTATTGAGATTAAGGAAGATCATAAAGCGGTATTGCCACTGGTGATCAAAGAACTAAAACCATTGGAGCAGTATTTTGATTATGAAGGCCACCCCGGCAGGTTATCTATAGTAATGACAGGCGCAGTTCCTCCTCCGGTCGAAATGACCAGTTACCCGGCCTGGATCTCTTTTGATGTTGACCATATGAACGGCTTTACCCCCGGGCAATGGAAAAAGATCGGATTAGTAAGTTTTCCGTTTGGTAAATACATGCACTGGAATGGCAAAGGTGTTTTGAACAGCGAAGAGATAGCCAGGATAAAAGGCGGGATTGACAGCGTACATAATGCCGGTAAAAAGATCCGCTTTTGGGAAACTCCTGATACCAAAAGTAGCTGGCTGGCGCTGATCCGTTTAGGGGTGGATGTGATTGGTACCGATAAGATAGAAGAGCTTGGTGATTTCCTGGATAAGAAACCTATGAGCGAATACACTGCGCCGCAACCATACGCTATCTATAAGCCTACTTATAAATCGGACGGTACCGTTAAGAAAGTTAAAAATATCATATTGTGCATTGGCGATGGTATGGGCTTGTCGCAAATCTATTCAACCTATACCGCTAACCGGGGGCAGTTGAATATCTTTCAGATGCTTAACATCGGCTTTTCGGTAACTAATTCTGCCGATGCTTACATCACCGATTCGGCTGCCGGAGCCACCGCTTTTGCTTCGGGACAAAAAACTAATGACAGGGCGGTAGGAGTTGATCCCGCAGGAAAACCTTTAAAATCATTAGCGGATTATAGTGCCGAAGCAGGTAAAAAGACTGCCGATATTGTGGCTTGCGAATTAACCGACGCAACTCCCGCTGCTTTCTATGCTCATGATTTAGAGCGGAGCCATTCGGCCGCTATTGCCAATCAGATTACTTCGTCGCCTATTGATATTTTCTTAGGCTCATCCTATAAAGATTTCATCTGGCCGGTTAATGGTGAAAGCCCGATAGGCAAGATGAAAAAGAGGGGATATACCGTTATTCGTAACTTTGACGAATTTCTGAATAGTTCGGCGCCAAAAATCCTCGGCTTAATGGATGATAGCGTAACCCGCCCAAAAATGGAGGGGAGGGGAAATTACCTGCCGCTGGCGTTCAATAAAGTAACCCAAGCATTTAAGAATGCTCCAAAAGGTTTCTTTATGATGATTGAGGGTTCGCAGATTGATCACGGCGGCCATGCTAACAACCTAAAACAAGTAATCACCGAAAACAGCGACTTCGACCGTGTAGTTGGCGAGGCGCTGAAATTTGCCGACGAGGACGGTGAAACCCTGGTAATTGTAACTGCCGATCATGAAACCGGCGGCTTAACCCTGCTTGATGGCAGTATCAGCAAAGGTTATGTATGGGGCGATTTCAGTACCAACGATCATACCGGTACCCCGGTTCCTGTATTTAGCTACGGGCCGCATTCGCTGGATTTTAGGGGAGTTTATAGTAATACGGAGATCTTTAATAAGATCAAGGCTTTGCTGGAGACAGAGTAA
- a CDS encoding MFS transporter encodes MESTSPTTIVSEPKKLVQQTVYSILFTISLAHFINDMLQSVIPSIYPLIKQRFSLNFTQIGLITFTYQITASILQPFVGLYTDKKPKPYSLAIGMGFTLSGLLLASFASNFYIMLMAVSLIGIGSSIFHPESSRVAHLASGGKKGLAQSIFQLGGNAGSAIGPLLAALIVIPYGQSNVIWFCLIAFAGILVLLRIAKWYAERLSLNAKNKNAKEAVHLNISKRRVIFSLGILLVLIFSKYFYLASITSYYTFFLINKFHLSIQHSQIYLFMFLGSVAAGTLFGGPLGDRFGRKYIIWISILGVAPFTMLLPYVSLFWTGVLSVFIGLILSSAFSAILVYATELVPGKVGLIAGLFFGLAFGMGGLGSAVLGKVADMTSINYVFKICAYLPLIGIFTGLLPNIEGKKAVNG; translated from the coding sequence ATGGAATCTACATCACCAACAACTATTGTCTCCGAACCAAAAAAATTGGTTCAGCAAACAGTGTATTCAATCTTGTTTACAATAAGCCTTGCTCATTTTATTAATGACATGCTGCAGTCGGTTATACCATCTATCTATCCGCTTATCAAGCAACGGTTCAGTCTTAACTTTACTCAAATTGGGCTTATTACCTTTACTTATCAAATTACCGCTTCAATTTTGCAACCCTTTGTAGGCCTTTATACCGATAAAAAACCTAAGCCATATTCATTGGCAATTGGCATGGGCTTTACATTATCAGGGTTGTTACTGGCCTCTTTTGCCAGCAACTTTTACATCATGCTGATGGCAGTGAGCCTTATTGGCATTGGCTCGTCTATTTTTCACCCGGAATCATCCCGGGTGGCGCATTTGGCATCAGGAGGTAAAAAAGGATTGGCGCAATCTATTTTTCAGCTCGGCGGTAATGCCGGTAGTGCAATCGGTCCGCTGTTGGCGGCTCTTATCGTGATTCCTTATGGACAATCAAACGTAATCTGGTTTTGCCTTATCGCCTTTGCAGGTATATTGGTATTGTTGCGGATAGCGAAATGGTACGCCGAGCGCCTCAGCCTCAATGCTAAAAACAAAAATGCAAAAGAAGCCGTGCATCTCAACATTTCAAAAAGGAGGGTGATATTTTCCCTAGGCATTTTGCTGGTGCTTATCTTCTCTAAATATTTTTACCTGGCCAGTATCACCAGTTATTATACTTTCTTCCTGATCAATAAATTTCATTTAAGCATTCAGCACTCACAAATTTATCTGTTCATGTTTTTAGGTTCCGTAGCTGCCGGAACGCTTTTCGGCGGACCATTGGGTGATCGTTTTGGCCGCAAATACATCATCTGGATCTCGATATTGGGTGTAGCTCCATTTACCATGCTCCTGCCTTATGTATCATTGTTTTGGACCGGCGTTTTATCTGTATTTATAGGCTTGATCCTTTCATCAGCCTTTTCGGCCATTTTAGTTTACGCGACAGAACTGGTACCGGGAAAAGTGGGATTGATAGCGGGCTTGTTTTTCGGTCTTGCCTTTGGTATGGGCGGCTTAGGCTCGGCAGTATTGGGTAAAGTTGCCGATATGACCAGTATTAATTATGTGTTTAAGATTTGTGCTTATCTGCCGCTGATTGGTATTTTCACCGGCTTGTTGCCCAATATTGAGGGTAAAAAGGCGGTAAACGGTTAA
- a CDS encoding FecR family protein, giving the protein MNQKEIKRLLHKFNAGKCTDGELQLLQQLMHNLDTDAEADDKIKALKHPLWERIEKQTIAKGNVRRLNTAWLKVAAAVLVAVCAGLLYSKLAQHKPEQLVYQVITAPKGSMKQVMLPDSTTVQLNAGTSIKFPVTFSAAKREVTLINGEAFFDVKHDASKPFLVHTAKVTTQVLGTSFNIKFYKELPDIQVFVNSGKVEVHDQKHTLGFYTPQQQLTYNKHTQSFTRRQVAGDHSLSWMHDELILDNVSFKEITVYLQNRYSVNFKYTGKKLSQQHYSVRFSNKLNISQVLDILQFIDGRKYKLKGDTVNIK; this is encoded by the coding sequence GTGAATCAAAAAGAAATAAAAAGACTACTCCATAAGTTTAACGCCGGTAAATGCACCGACGGGGAATTGCAGCTTTTGCAGCAATTAATGCACAACCTCGATACGGACGCCGAAGCTGATGATAAAATTAAAGCCCTTAAACATCCTCTTTGGGAACGAATAGAAAAGCAGACCATAGCTAAAGGGAATGTCCGCAGGTTAAATACTGCATGGTTAAAAGTTGCAGCTGCCGTGTTGGTAGCTGTTTGTGCCGGACTATTATATTCAAAGTTAGCACAACATAAGCCCGAGCAATTAGTTTACCAGGTGATCACCGCCCCCAAAGGCAGTATGAAACAAGTGATGCTGCCCGATAGTACCACCGTTCAGTTAAACGCGGGTACGTCAATCAAATTCCCGGTTACATTCAGTGCTGCAAAAAGAGAAGTTACCCTCATAAACGGTGAAGCTTTTTTTGATGTTAAGCATGATGCCTCAAAGCCGTTCCTGGTGCATACGGCGAAAGTTACTACGCAGGTATTAGGTACCTCATTCAATATTAAGTTTTATAAAGAATTGCCCGACATCCAGGTGTTTGTGAACAGTGGAAAGGTTGAGGTGCATGATCAAAAGCATACCCTTGGCTTTTATACGCCACAACAACAGCTAACCTATAATAAACATACCCAAAGCTTTACACGCCGGCAAGTTGCCGGTGATCATTCACTGAGCTGGATGCATGATGAGCTGATACTGGATAATGTATCATTTAAAGAAATCACAGTTTATCTGCAAAACCGCTACAGTGTAAACTTTAAATACACGGGTAAAAAGTTAAGTCAGCAGCATTATTCGGTAAGGTTTTCAAATAAGCTCAATATCAGCCAGGTGCTGGATATACTGCAATTTATTGACGGCCGAAAGTATAAGCTGAAAGGAGATACAGTAAATATTAAATAA
- a CDS encoding RagB/SusD family nutrient uptake outer membrane protein yields MKFKNIISKGLMGVMIIALAQSCKKGTLDNIKPTGTPTSTNFWKTADDAQAAANGLYEKQSNSEDLYGRGFFWFINASDDMVVGRTSADRENIKNFICTGNESSIYAPWQLHFVVMKRANDVINNVPNINMDAATKNFILGQAYFIHAVMHLEIADLYGSDKQGAPLQNRTNALAFPAQLPSVKDNYAYIEADLKKAASLLPYFDKLAAADKGRAHKTAAYAYLAKTYLHAKDYANAEKYADSVILSGKHALLSNYADVFKIANNYSTEYIWSVASNLNGQSILPGAMLENKGWGLYNGFGYYQPTKELVDEFEAGDKRLAATILQKGDSFQYFGQTYTYPIGGKSNSLTGYQFNKYMEPFSYAGGIHVSPNGDEPSTDLNVPLLRYAEILLIKAEAQIMQGKNGDAALNLVRVRAGLKPITNATMVNLKHERRVELAGEWSDRNFDLVRWGDAQATYAKSLHGSDGSVVWKARNFDPARDNVWPIPPKDIQISQGQLKQNAGW; encoded by the coding sequence ATGAAATTTAAAAATATAATTAGCAAAGGCTTAATGGGTGTAATGATTATTGCACTGGCCCAAAGCTGTAAAAAAGGTACTTTAGATAATATTAAACCAACCGGTACGCCAACCAGTACCAACTTCTGGAAAACTGCCGACGATGCTCAGGCGGCTGCCAACGGTTTATACGAAAAACAAAGCAACAGCGAAGACCTTTACGGTCGTGGTTTCTTTTGGTTTATTAACGCCAGTGATGATATGGTTGTAGGCCGCACCTCTGCCGACAGGGAAAATATCAAAAACTTTATTTGTACAGGTAACGAAAGCAGTATTTACGCGCCTTGGCAGCTGCACTTTGTGGTGATGAAACGTGCTAACGATGTGATTAACAATGTACCGAATATCAACATGGATGCGGCTACCAAAAACTTTATTTTGGGCCAGGCTTACTTTATCCATGCTGTAATGCACCTGGAGATAGCCGATTTGTACGGATCAGATAAACAGGGCGCCCCTTTACAAAACCGTACCAATGCATTGGCTTTCCCTGCTCAATTGCCATCGGTAAAAGATAACTATGCTTATATCGAGGCTGATTTGAAAAAAGCTGCTTCGCTATTACCTTACTTTGATAAGCTTGCTGCTGCCGATAAGGGTCGCGCTCATAAAACTGCCGCCTATGCATATCTTGCTAAAACTTATCTGCATGCTAAGGATTACGCCAATGCCGAAAAATATGCCGACTCGGTTATCCTGAGCGGCAAACACGCTTTGTTAAGTAATTATGCCGATGTGTTCAAGATCGCCAATAACTATAGTACTGAATATATCTGGTCGGTAGCCAGTAACCTGAATGGTCAGAGCATTTTACCGGGTGCTATGCTGGAGAACAAAGGCTGGGGCTTATACAACGGCTTTGGCTACTATCAGCCAACCAAAGAATTGGTTGACGAGTTTGAAGCGGGCGACAAAAGGCTTGCTGCTACCATCCTTCAAAAAGGTGACAGCTTCCAGTATTTCGGACAGACTTATACTTACCCAATTGGTGGTAAAAGCAACAGCTTAACCGGCTACCAGTTCAACAAATATATGGAACCGTTTAGCTATGCTGGGGGCATCCACGTAAGCCCTAACGGTGACGAGCCATCAACAGATTTAAACGTACCATTATTGCGTTATGCCGAAATTTTGCTGATCAAAGCCGAAGCCCAGATCATGCAGGGTAAAAACGGTGATGCCGCACTTAACCTGGTGCGTGTACGTGCGGGCTTAAAGCCAATTACCAATGCTACTATGGTTAACCTGAAGCACGAACGCCGCGTTGAATTGGCGGGCGAGTGGAGCGACCGTAATTTTGACCTGGTACGCTGGGGCGATGCACAGGCAACTTATGCAAAATCGTTACACGGTTCGGATGGCTCAGTTGTGTGGAAAGCACGTAACTTTGACCCGGCGAGGGATAACGTTTGGCCTATTCCGCCAAAGGATATCCAGATAAGCCAGGGGCAGCTGAAACAGAATGCCGGCTGGTAA
- a CDS encoding FadR/GntR family transcriptional regulator: MSKIIKKSLAEEIAEKLKEQISNGHYRVNDKLPTEPELMAEFGVGRSSIREATKSLVQSGLLRIQQGAGTFVERTATNPEPMEARLKRARSQDLDEVRQLLEMKIAEKAAINRSQKDIFIMKGHLENRKKAAEGGLLEECIDADVKFHIAIAEASKNEILSDLYKTAAVHLKNWFTEIYPDTRSFIETQHLHEKLLKNILDCDSKQAWNTATEIHQY; this comes from the coding sequence ATGAGTAAGATTATTAAAAAGTCGCTGGCAGAAGAGATCGCAGAGAAATTGAAGGAACAGATAAGCAACGGCCATTACCGGGTAAACGACAAACTGCCTACCGAACCCGAACTCATGGCCGAGTTTGGCGTTGGGCGTTCAAGCATCCGCGAAGCAACTAAAAGCCTGGTACAATCGGGCCTGCTCAGGATTCAGCAGGGTGCCGGAACTTTTGTAGAACGCACAGCTACCAATCCCGAACCCATGGAAGCCCGCTTAAAACGTGCCCGATCACAGGACCTCGATGAGGTAAGGCAGCTTTTGGAAATGAAAATAGCCGAAAAAGCTGCTATAAACCGCTCTCAGAAAGACATTTTTATCATGAAGGGACATTTAGAAAACAGGAAGAAAGCGGCCGAAGGCGGCTTATTGGAAGAATGCATTGACGCCGATGTTAAATTTCACATTGCCATTGCCGAAGCATCAAAAAACGAGATCCTGAGCGATCTATATAAAACAGCCGCCGTTCATTTAAAAAACTGGTTCACTGAAATCTATCCTGATACGCGCAGTTTTATCGAGACCCAGCACCTGCACGAAAAACTATTGAAAAACATCCTTGATTGCGATTCAAAACAGGCCTGGAATACCGCTACTGAAATTCATCAATATTAA
- a CDS encoding TonB-dependent receptor: MEKSLTRISRRLITAILLLVTTLAASLPVRASAERSASLMDQPVTVKFADETMDASLEKLKKAVNTVAFNYKMDDVAVVKVKANSFVNKPLKDVLNALTANTQLEYREKYGTIIISRKKVVRAPEKVTVTGTVTDKDGPLAGVAVRSKTSTAATSTDINGNFKITVEKGEVLVFSFIGYKSREATAGQSPLNITLDADVTGLNAVVVVGYGTQKNTDVTGSVGSLKVSNVKDRSVGSVTEMLQGQIAGVTVLNEGGDPTSGPSIRLRGQSSFNNEGPLVVVDGTIYNGGPIDPSDIESIDVLKDSYAAIYGAKAAGGVILITTKRGKQGKTNLDITAKGGVQNALKILQALNAADYADAINTAYDNAGKTRLPAFDATVNPDSRVTRTNWTNALFKTGYVQDYNLNISGGSEKSTFYISGGYRKNDAILLNTNAIRYNFRVNSDHQINNWLKIGESFSYSYNNGQGANTTSAYTGAILSAIFYPPNASIYNADGSFGGVPAQYAGSYGDVINPVAYLKRLDNSDAVNSFNINPYVEISLIKGLKFRSNLGITKNSETIKNFSTRVLEPGKKFFDNFLFQEQNNTRTILAEQTLNFDRTFGNHHFTALAGYTYQDDTQEFFSVNTDNYLSEDPAYRYIINGTLNPTGVPLQGNKNESALISYLGRIGYDYAGKYFINGIIRRDATSLLSSKNRAEVYPGVSAGWLISKESFFPTDALVSFAKLRASYGQSGNLAGLPSFPTSVSLTKTAGYLGNPAAAITGSAVDGLANLNLKWEKATQTDIGVDLGLMNGKVNITADVFQKTNTRFLFQPPVAAVYGVSNPPFVNGGKIQNKGVELSVKYNGSVGELHYNLTANGSYIKNKIDDILPGQQTILSGPTVRDNLVPVWLQQGYSLYSFFGLKTAGLFQSQDEVNNYKDASGNLIQPNAKAGDIKFQDLNHDGKITEADKTYLGTPFPKFSYGFTANFNYGPFDLSIFLQGIAGNKLFNAVKYTGLNASIQNYNLLADAKNAWTPTHTNTNIPRLSASDANGNFGNVSDFYVENGSYMRIKNVTLGYTLPKALMTKIGVRSARIFANAQNLATFTKYTGLDPEVGINQNGVDLGLYPQARIILVGVNVGL; the protein is encoded by the coding sequence ATGGAAAAATCTTTAACCCGGATTTCAAGAAGATTAATCACAGCAATTTTATTGCTGGTAACAACCCTGGCGGCATCATTGCCGGTACGTGCTTCGGCCGAACGGAGCGCTTCGCTGATGGATCAGCCGGTAACTGTAAAGTTTGCCGATGAAACCATGGATGCCTCGCTCGAGAAACTCAAAAAAGCGGTTAATACCGTTGCATTTAACTACAAAATGGATGATGTGGCCGTGGTAAAAGTAAAGGCAAACTCATTTGTAAACAAACCCTTAAAAGATGTACTTAATGCTTTAACCGCCAATACGCAATTGGAGTACCGGGAAAAGTATGGTACCATCATCATCTCGCGCAAAAAAGTGGTGCGCGCTCCCGAAAAAGTTACTGTTACCGGTACGGTGACCGATAAAGATGGCCCGCTTGCAGGTGTGGCCGTACGCAGCAAAACATCAACAGCGGCTACTTCAACCGATATTAACGGTAATTTTAAAATTACTGTTGAAAAGGGTGAGGTGCTGGTTTTTAGCTTTATCGGCTACAAAAGCCGTGAAGCCACAGCCGGTCAGTCGCCGCTTAATATTACTTTGGATGCTGATGTTACCGGTTTAAATGCTGTTGTGGTTGTTGGTTACGGTACACAGAAAAATACAGATGTAACCGGTTCGGTAGGTTCCTTGAAAGTTAGTAACGTTAAAGATAGGTCAGTAGGTTCGGTTACCGAAATGCTGCAGGGGCAGATAGCCGGCGTTACCGTATTAAATGAAGGTGGCGACCCGACATCAGGCCCGAGCATCAGGCTGCGTGGCCAGAGCTCTTTTAACAATGAAGGCCCGCTGGTGGTTGTTGACGGAACCATTTATAATGGCGGCCCTATCGATCCTTCAGATATTGAATCAATCGACGTGTTGAAAGATTCATATGCAGCTATCTACGGAGCCAAAGCTGCCGGTGGCGTAATCCTGATCACAACAAAACGCGGTAAACAAGGGAAAACCAACCTGGATATAACTGCTAAAGGCGGAGTACAAAATGCCTTAAAAATATTACAGGCTTTAAATGCTGCTGATTACGCTGATGCCATCAACACGGCATATGATAACGCGGGAAAAACGCGTTTGCCCGCCTTTGATGCAACTGTAAACCCCGATTCCCGCGTAACCCGTACCAACTGGACAAACGCGCTTTTCAAAACTGGTTATGTACAGGATTATAACCTGAATATCAGCGGCGGCAGCGAAAAATCTACTTTTTATATCTCCGGCGGCTATCGTAAAAACGATGCTATCCTGTTAAATACCAATGCTATCCGTTATAACTTTCGTGTAAACTCTGATCACCAGATCAATAACTGGCTGAAAATAGGCGAGAGCTTCTCGTACTCTTATAACAACGGACAGGGTGCTAACACAACCAGTGCTTATACCGGTGCTATATTATCAGCTATATTTTATCCGCCTAATGCCTCAATTTACAATGCAGACGGTAGCTTCGGTGGTGTGCCCGCACAATACGCAGGTTCATATGGCGATGTTATTAATCCCGTTGCTTATTTAAAACGTTTGGATAACAGCGATGCTGTAAACAGCTTCAATATTAACCCTTACGTTGAAATAAGCCTGATTAAAGGTTTAAAATTTCGCTCAAACCTGGGCATCACCAAAAACTCAGAAACCATCAAAAACTTCAGCACAAGGGTGTTGGAGCCCGGTAAAAAGTTTTTTGATAACTTCCTTTTCCAGGAGCAAAACAACACGCGCACTATCCTCGCCGAGCAAACTTTAAACTTCGACAGGACCTTTGGTAATCATCACTTCACTGCTTTGGCAGGTTATACCTACCAGGATGATACCCAGGAGTTTTTTAGCGTTAATACTGATAATTACCTGAGCGAAGACCCGGCTTACCGTTACATTATCAACGGAACGCTTAATCCGACAGGCGTACCGTTGCAGGGTAATAAAAACGAATCTGCACTGATCTCATACCTGGGCAGGATTGGTTACGATTATGCCGGAAAATACTTCATTAACGGTATTATCCGTCGTGATGCTACTTCATTACTTTCGAGCAAAAACCGCGCCGAGGTTTATCCTGGCGTATCGGCAGGCTGGTTAATTAGCAAGGAATCATTTTTCCCTACAGATGCGCTTGTTTCATTTGCTAAGTTAAGGGCAAGCTATGGTCAGTCAGGTAACCTTGCAGGTTTGCCAAGCTTCCCAACTTCGGTTTCTTTAACCAAAACTGCAGGTTATTTAGGTAACCCTGCCGCCGCCATTACCGGTTCGGCTGTTGATGGTTTGGCTAACCTTAATCTTAAATGGGAAAAAGCTACGCAAACCGATATTGGTGTTGATTTGGGCCTGATGAACGGCAAAGTCAATATTACTGCCGATGTATTTCAGAAAACGAATACCCGTTTCCTGTTCCAGCCACCGGTGGCTGCCGTTTACGGTGTATCAAATCCTCCATTTGTTAACGGTGGAAAGATCCAGAACAAAGGCGTTGAGCTATCGGTAAAGTATAATGGCAGTGTAGGGGAACTTCATTATAATTTAACCGCCAACGGATCGTACATTAAAAACAAGATAGACGACATTTTACCGGGACAACAAACCATCCTTTCTGGTCCTACCGTGAGGGATAACCTAGTGCCGGTTTGGTTGCAGCAGGGTTACTCTTTGTATTCTTTCTTTGGATTAAAAACCGCCGGCTTATTCCAATCGCAGGATGAGGTAAATAACTATAAAGATGCTTCAGGTAACCTGATTCAGCCAAATGCTAAAGCAGGGGATATCAAGTTCCAGGACCTTAACCACGATGGCAAAATAACCGAAGCTGATAAAACTTATTTGGGTACACCGTTCCCTAAATTCAGCTATGGCTTTACTGCAAACTTTAACTATGGTCCGTTTGATTTGAGCATATTTTTACAAGGTATTGCAGGTAACAAGCTTTTCAACGCGGTTAAATACACCGGCCTGAACGCATCAATCCAAAACTATAACCTGCTGGCCGACGCTAAAAATGCATGGACTCCAACCCATACCAATACCAATATCCCTCGCCTTTCGGCAAGTGATGCAAACGGCAACTTTGGTAACGTATCTGACTTTTATGTAGAGAATGGCTCGTACATGCGCATTAAAAATGTAACCCTTGGTTATACACTGCCAAAAGCACTGATGACTAAGATTGGTGTAAGAAGCGCCCGTATTTTCGCTAATGCACAAAACCTGGCAACGTTTACCAAATACACAGGTCTTGACCCGGAGGTTGGTATTAACCAAAATGGTGTTGATTTAGGCTTGTACCCACAGGCAAGGATCATTTTAGTAGGTGTTAACGTAGGCTTATAA
- a CDS encoding sigma-70 family RNA polymerase sigma factor, whose protein sequence is MKHYSDAQLLFELQGGDDKAFREIYERYADRLIAFALKKTQNEDEAMDMVQELFLSIWKNRHTIQVNGALEAYLMVSINYMSYKWYKKQSTKPRPLDDVAEIHETYEHSTDQKLSLAELRLLINQEIADMPEKMRQVYLCSREQDMTGPQIAEFLGLSHQTVRNQISNALSRLKKSVQKYYDVIPFDNYGRFLLLIIFFKRL, encoded by the coding sequence GTGAAACATTACTCGGATGCACAACTTTTATTTGAACTGCAAGGCGGTGATGATAAGGCATTCCGGGAAATTTACGAGCGTTATGCGGATAGGTTAATTGCCTTCGCTTTAAAAAAAACGCAAAATGAGGATGAAGCCATGGATATGGTGCAGGAGCTCTTCCTCTCCATATGGAAAAATCGCCATACCATCCAGGTAAATGGTGCGCTTGAGGCTTATTTAATGGTTTCCATTAACTACATGAGCTACAAGTGGTATAAAAAGCAAAGCACCAAGCCACGTCCTTTAGATGATGTTGCCGAAATACATGAAACTTACGAACACAGCACCGATCAAAAACTCTCCCTTGCCGAACTGCGCCTGCTGATAAACCAGGAAATAGCGGATATGCCCGAAAAAATGCGCCAGGTTTATTTATGCAGCCGTGAGCAGGACATGACCGGTCCGCAGATAGCCGAGTTTTTAGGCTTATCTCATCAAACTGTACGCAACCAGATCAGCAATGCTTTAAGCAGACTGAAAAAGTCTGTTCAGAAATATTACGATGTTATCCCCTTTGATAATTACGGCAGATTTTTGCTGCTGATAATTTTTTTTAAACGCTTATAG